The Streptomyces luteogriseus genome includes a window with the following:
- a CDS encoding ABC-F family ATP-binding cassette domain-containing protein, protein MTATLVAKNLAAGHGDRSLFTGLDLVVAPGDVIGLVGANGAGKSTLLRMLAGLTAPEQGDLRLSPPAAAVGHLPQEPDRRPGETVRAFLARRTGVEEAQRAMDEATQALVDGAPGADDAYATSLERWLGLGGADLDERAEEVADGLGLAVGLDQPMTSLSGGQAARAGLASLLLSRYDVFLLDEPTNDLDLDGLERLERFVSGLRAGTVVVSHDREFLTRTVTKVLELDLAQRQINLFGGGYEAYLEEREVARRHARDEFEEYADKKTALQDRAQMQRSWMDKGVKNARRKANNDNDKIGRKFRSEASEKQAAKARQTQRMIERLDVVDEPRKEWELRMEIASAPRSGAVVATLRDAEVRRDGFVLGPVSLQIDWADRVAVTGANGAGKSTLLAALLGRVPLDAGHAVLGSGVLLGEVDQARKLFHGEESLLDAFRAAVPDTEPVEIRTLLAKFGLKTDHVLRPAGSLSPGERTRAALALLQGRGVNLLVLDEPTNHLDLPAIEQLESALDAYEGTLLLVTHDRRMLDAVHVTRRLEVADGKVTER, encoded by the coding sequence ATGACTGCCACCCTCGTCGCCAAGAACCTCGCCGCCGGCCACGGTGACCGCTCCCTGTTCACCGGACTCGACCTCGTCGTCGCGCCCGGCGACGTGATCGGCCTGGTCGGGGCCAACGGCGCGGGCAAGTCCACCCTGCTCAGGATGCTCGCCGGACTCACCGCGCCCGAGCAGGGCGATCTGCGCCTGTCCCCGCCGGCCGCCGCCGTCGGCCACCTCCCGCAGGAGCCGGACCGTCGCCCGGGTGAGACCGTCCGGGCGTTCCTGGCCCGCCGCACCGGTGTCGAAGAGGCCCAGCGGGCCATGGACGAGGCCACCCAGGCCCTGGTCGACGGGGCACCCGGTGCCGACGACGCCTACGCCACCAGCCTTGAGCGCTGGCTCGGCCTCGGCGGCGCCGATCTCGACGAACGCGCCGAGGAGGTGGCCGACGGCCTCGGTCTCGCCGTAGGCCTGGACCAGCCGATGACGTCCCTGTCCGGCGGCCAGGCGGCCCGCGCGGGTCTCGCCTCCCTGCTCCTGTCCCGCTACGACGTCTTCCTCCTCGACGAGCCCACCAACGACCTCGACCTCGACGGCCTGGAGCGCCTCGAACGCTTCGTGAGCGGTCTGCGCGCCGGCACGGTGGTCGTCAGCCACGACCGTGAGTTCCTCACCCGCACCGTCACCAAGGTCCTCGAACTCGACCTGGCCCAGCGGCAGATCAACCTCTTCGGCGGCGGCTACGAGGCGTACCTGGAGGAGCGGGAGGTCGCACGCCGGCACGCCCGCGACGAGTTCGAGGAGTACGCCGACAAGAAGACGGCCCTCCAGGACCGGGCGCAGATGCAGCGCTCCTGGATGGACAAGGGCGTGAAGAACGCCCGCCGCAAGGCGAACAACGACAACGACAAGATCGGCCGCAAGTTCCGCAGCGAGGCCAGCGAGAAGCAGGCGGCGAAGGCGCGCCAGACCCAGCGCATGATCGAGCGCCTCGACGTCGTCGACGAGCCCCGCAAGGAGTGGGAGCTGCGCATGGAGATCGCGTCGGCCCCGCGCTCGGGCGCCGTCGTCGCGACCCTGCGGGACGCCGAGGTGCGCCGCGACGGCTTCGTCCTCGGCCCCGTCTCCCTGCAGATCGACTGGGCGGACCGGGTGGCGGTGACCGGCGCGAACGGCGCCGGCAAGTCCACGCTGCTCGCCGCCCTCCTCGGCCGCGTCCCGCTGGACGCCGGGCACGCCGTGCTCGGCTCGGGCGTCCTGCTCGGCGAGGTCGACCAGGCCCGCAAGCTGTTCCACGGCGAGGAGTCCCTGCTCGACGCCTTCCGCGCGGCCGTCCCGGACACCGAACCGGTCGAGATCCGCACCCTCCTGGCCAAGTTCGGTCTCAAGACGGACCACGTCCTGCGCCCCGCGGGAAGCCTCTCCCCGGGCGAGCGCACCCGGGCCGCCCTGGCGCTGCTCCAGGGCCGGGGCGTCAACCTCCTGGTCCTCGACGAGCCGACCAACCACCTCGACCTGCCCGCCATCGAGCAACTGGAGTCCGCCCTCGACGCCTACGAGGGCACGCTCCTGCTGGTCACCCACGACCGCCGGATGCTGGACGCGGTGCACGTCACCCGCCGCCTGGAGGTGGCGGACGGCAAGGTGACGGAGCGCTAA
- a CDS encoding NAD(P)/FAD-dependent oxidoreductase, with translation MASESSGEIVVVGGGVVGLTTALVLAERGRSVRVWTRDAVEATTSAVAGALWWPYRIEPVATARAWALRSLQVYEDLAARAEPAGVRMVEGVLGETGLDEVDGWLAGRVPGLRASTAGEYAGAGVRARLPLLDMPAHLPWLRERFVAAGGVVETRTVSAFAEVDAPVVVNCTGLAARELVPDPSVRPVRGQLVVVENPGIDTWLVTTDAAGEHAYLFPQPGGLVLGGTSEEDAWSPEPDPATAEAIIRRCAALRPEIAGARVLGHRVGLRPTRPAVRLERDTLPDGRLLVHNYGHGGAGVTVAWGCAEEAARLVSG, from the coding sequence ATGGCGAGTGAGTCGAGTGGCGAGATCGTGGTGGTCGGCGGCGGGGTGGTCGGGCTGACGACGGCCTTGGTCCTCGCGGAGCGGGGCCGGTCGGTGCGGGTGTGGACGCGGGACGCCGTCGAGGCGACCACCTCCGCCGTCGCGGGCGCTCTGTGGTGGCCGTACCGGATCGAGCCGGTCGCGACGGCGCGCGCGTGGGCGCTGCGGTCCCTGCAGGTGTACGAGGACCTGGCGGCGCGGGCCGAACCGGCCGGCGTACGCATGGTCGAAGGGGTACTGGGCGAGACCGGCCTCGACGAGGTCGACGGGTGGCTGGCGGGCCGGGTGCCGGGGCTGCGGGCGTCCACGGCCGGCGAGTACGCGGGTGCGGGCGTCCGGGCACGGCTGCCGCTCCTCGACATGCCGGCCCATCTGCCGTGGCTGCGGGAGCGGTTCGTCGCCGCGGGCGGCGTGGTCGAGACGCGTACGGTGTCCGCCTTCGCGGAGGTGGACGCGCCGGTCGTGGTCAACTGCACGGGGCTCGCCGCGCGGGAACTCGTGCCGGACCCCTCCGTGCGGCCCGTGCGCGGTCAGTTGGTCGTCGTGGAGAACCCGGGGATCGACACCTGGCTGGTCACCACCGACGCGGCGGGAGAGCACGCGTATCTGTTCCCGCAGCCGGGCGGGCTCGTCCTCGGCGGTACGTCCGAGGAGGACGCGTGGTCGCCGGAGCCCGACCCCGCGACGGCCGAGGCGATCATCCGCCGCTGTGCGGCGCTCAGGCCGGAGATCGCCGGGGCCCGTGTGCTGGGGCACCGGGTGGGGCTGCGGCCCACCCGGCCGGCGGTCCGGCTGGAGCGCGACACGCTGCCGGACGGGCGGCTCCTGGTGCACAACTACGGCCACGGCGGCGCGGGCGTCACCGTGGCCTGGGGGTGCGCGGAGGAGGCCGCGCGGCTGGTCTCGGGCTGA
- a CDS encoding oxidoreductase: MCAEYATFGLAPAMRAGGVLHDGGYQVHRDFVDFIVDGRPLLFQLSDLDAVSPLASDVPPAIFTAQVRSLLLESPAPLPGGRYVVYGCPECEDLACGAVTAVIQGDGEDVIWRDFAWQTDDHADLERNGYHGIGPFRFRGAEYRTALSALLNGSAPDPRRRVLLIGARVAVLAKLAAALRTIGVGADIAHDADGVPAEELRGYGAVAFGHAAGERERAAVRRAFERAGVPVAHVDGLAPIVPLLVAQIEHALDRSPADRRRLTGLTATDAGADVEVTSACRVTLTAYRLDRLSRPHSHEIFDGVLDTGRHRVALDAKAIRGRSYVVARTSGSVLVTAVNH, from the coding sequence ATGTGTGCCGAGTACGCGACCTTCGGCCTGGCTCCCGCGATGCGGGCCGGGGGAGTCCTCCATGACGGTGGTTACCAGGTCCACCGGGACTTCGTGGACTTCATCGTCGACGGACGTCCGCTGCTGTTCCAGCTCTCCGACCTCGACGCGGTCTCCCCGCTCGCGTCCGACGTCCCGCCCGCGATCTTCACCGCGCAGGTCCGCAGTCTGCTCCTGGAGAGCCCGGCCCCATTACCGGGCGGCCGGTACGTCGTCTACGGCTGCCCCGAGTGCGAGGACCTGGCCTGCGGCGCCGTCACCGCCGTCATCCAGGGCGACGGTGAGGACGTCATCTGGCGGGACTTCGCCTGGCAGACCGACGACCACGCCGACCTGGAGCGCAACGGCTATCACGGCATCGGCCCCTTCCGCTTCCGCGGCGCCGAGTACCGGACGGCACTGAGCGCCCTGCTGAACGGCTCCGCGCCCGACCCGCGGCGCCGCGTCCTGCTGATCGGCGCCCGCGTCGCCGTCCTCGCCAAGCTCGCCGCGGCCCTGCGCACCATCGGAGTCGGCGCCGACATCGCCCATGACGCCGACGGCGTACCCGCCGAGGAACTCCGCGGCTACGGCGCCGTCGCCTTCGGCCACGCGGCCGGCGAGCGGGAACGTGCCGCCGTCCGCCGCGCCTTCGAACGCGCCGGGGTCCCGGTCGCCCACGTCGACGGCCTCGCCCCGATCGTCCCGCTCCTCGTCGCCCAGATCGAACACGCCCTGGACCGGAGCCCGGCCGACCGGCGCCGCCTCACCGGCCTCACCGCGACCGACGCCGGCGCGGACGTCGAGGTCACCTCCGCCTGCCGCGTCACCCTCACCGCGTACCGTCTCGACCGGCTCTCCCGCCCCCACAGCCACGAGATCTTCGACGGCGTCCTCGACACGGGCCGCCACCGCGTCGCCCTCGACGCGAAGGCCATCAGGGGCCGGTCGTACGTCGTGGCACGCACCTCCGGAAGCGTCCTGGTGACTGCCGTGAACCACTGA